A single Acidobacteriota bacterium DNA region contains:
- a CDS encoding VWA domain-containing protein, which produces MTFAANHVRVGVLLLAAGLLAAPAAAQEPEWRLAEWTSDEREFFLDGPQFLLAPAELERVRNLDPLTRLEYIDTFLDRARVAEAVEHRRQRVRMAGLPFFDVRARLLFLHGEPDAIDPVDCDQTFRPLQLWRYGPEDGEHTNLVIYQPKPAEVFRLWLPEDTKRALYMPEMEYFLEQYEELRGLLRARRFDLQVCEKARRVDEITGIRGLFGFRRDRRSDEDFLAWVAPPADVEAWAGEAAVDVVPGPAPLELEDPILTFPEERGQRIVTRILLSLPPGAPVEPFVDDAGRQQTRINVEGMVELPGRVFDTFKMRFVGGAPEPDRSLALPVEQLFRPGSVFLLRLFVRDEVGGAAAFTSVPVEVPLMPTAAPAEPEDQLRLVMASEDLPETVLDARNAIMLVPPESEVVLGLWRADTLITGENIVAVRFLVDGRVQVTRRRPPFTAEVRLAKYPEEQVVRVEGLNAEREVVDADEIVLNQQRGELRVTINEPRRGARVSGSVEASATIVVPEERIVEEVEFSVGGEVQTVLSQPPWRAEVEVPPGTGEQDLVYLTVAATLDDGSRAEDVRFLNAPAFTESLEVDLVELYTTVVDGQNRPVTSLAESDFTVFEDKRRQELAKFELVEDLPLTLGVVIDTSGSMETSLGEARRTASQFLTNMITPRDRSFAVAFASRPALLIGRTSDVSAVASVIQRLRAAGATALHDAVITSLYYFRGVRGRRALVLLSDGEDTSSTVEFRDVEEYARRSGVAIYTIGLGVGRTQMILRNKLNDLAKATGGRSFFISKAEDLAPVYDDIERELRSQYLLAYTSDRGGESDEYREVEVRVKGRLKARTISGYYP; this is translated from the coding sequence GTGACGTTCGCGGCAAACCATGTGCGCGTCGGCGTGCTGCTCCTGGCGGCAGGCCTCCTCGCGGCGCCTGCCGCCGCCCAGGAACCCGAGTGGCGGCTCGCCGAGTGGACCAGCGATGAGCGGGAGTTCTTTCTCGACGGGCCCCAGTTCCTGCTCGCGCCGGCCGAACTGGAGCGAGTGCGGAATCTGGATCCGCTGACCCGCTTGGAGTACATCGACACCTTCCTGGACCGCGCCAGGGTGGCCGAGGCGGTCGAGCATCGGCGGCAGCGGGTGCGCATGGCCGGTCTGCCCTTCTTCGATGTCCGCGCCCGGTTGCTGTTCCTCCACGGCGAGCCGGACGCCATCGACCCGGTCGACTGCGACCAGACCTTCCGGCCGCTCCAGCTCTGGCGCTACGGGCCGGAGGACGGCGAGCACACGAATCTCGTCATCTACCAGCCGAAGCCGGCCGAGGTTTTCCGGCTGTGGTTGCCGGAGGACACCAAGCGCGCCCTCTACATGCCGGAGATGGAGTACTTCCTCGAACAGTACGAGGAACTCCGCGGCCTGCTGCGGGCCCGCCGCTTCGATCTGCAGGTCTGCGAGAAGGCACGCCGGGTCGACGAGATCACGGGTATCCGCGGCCTGTTCGGCTTCCGCCGCGACCGCCGCAGCGACGAGGACTTCCTGGCCTGGGTGGCGCCGCCCGCGGATGTCGAGGCGTGGGCGGGAGAGGCCGCAGTCGATGTCGTGCCCGGGCCGGCGCCGCTGGAACTGGAGGATCCGATCCTCACCTTTCCAGAGGAGCGGGGGCAGCGGATCGTGACGCGGATTCTCCTCTCGCTGCCCCCGGGCGCTCCGGTCGAGCCCTTCGTCGACGACGCCGGCAGGCAGCAGACGCGGATCAACGTGGAGGGCATGGTCGAACTGCCGGGCCGGGTCTTCGACACCTTCAAGATGCGCTTCGTCGGCGGCGCGCCGGAACCGGACCGCTCTCTGGCGCTGCCGGTAGAGCAGCTCTTCCGGCCGGGTTCGGTCTTCCTGCTCCGACTCTTCGTCCGTGACGAGGTCGGCGGCGCGGCGGCCTTCACCTCGGTGCCGGTCGAAGTGCCGCTGATGCCGACGGCCGCCCCCGCGGAACCGGAGGACCAGTTGCGGCTGGTCATGGCGAGCGAGGATCTGCCGGAGACCGTCCTCGACGCGCGGAACGCGATCATGCTGGTGCCGCCCGAGAGCGAGGTGGTGCTCGGTCTCTGGCGGGCCGATACGCTGATCACGGGCGAGAACATCGTCGCCGTGCGCTTTCTGGTCGACGGCAGGGTCCAGGTGACCCGCCGCCGGCCGCCGTTCACCGCCGAGGTCCGGCTGGCCAAGTACCCGGAGGAACAGGTGGTCCGCGTCGAGGGCCTGAACGCGGAGCGCGAGGTGGTGGACGCCGACGAGATCGTGCTGAACCAGCAGCGGGGCGAACTCCGCGTGACGATCAACGAACCGCGCCGGGGCGCCCGCGTCTCGGGCAGCGTGGAGGCGTCGGCGACGATCGTCGTGCCCGAGGAGCGCATTGTCGAGGAAGTCGAGTTCAGCGTCGGCGGGGAGGTTCAGACCGTCCTGAGCCAGCCGCCCTGGCGGGCCGAGGTCGAAGTGCCCCCCGGGACGGGCGAGCAGGATCTCGTTTACCTGACGGTCGCGGCGACGCTCGACGACGGAAGCCGCGCAGAGGATGTCCGCTTCCTGAACGCGCCCGCCTTCACCGAGTCGCTGGAGGTCGATCTCGTCGAGCTCTACACCACGGTGGTGGACGGTCAGAACCGGCCGGTGACCAGCCTGGCCGAGAGCGACTTCACCGTCTTCGAGGACAAGCGGCGCCAGGAACTCGCGAAGTTCGAGCTGGTCGAGGACCTGCCGCTCACCCTGGGGGTGGTGATCGACACCTCGGGCTCGATGGAGACGTCCCTGGGCGAGGCGCGTCGGACCGCCTCGCAGTTCCTGACGAACATGATCACGCCGCGAGACCGGTCCTTCGCCGTGGCGTTCGCCTCGCGGCCGGCGTTGTTGATCGGGCGGACCTCGGACGTCAGCGCGGTGGCCTCGGTGATTCAGAGACTGCGGGCCGCGGGCGCCACGGCCCTGCACGACGCGGTGATCACCAGCCTCTACTACTTCCGGGGCGTTCGGGGCCGCCGCGCGCTCGTGCTCCTGTCGGACGGGGAGGACACCTCGAGCACGGTCGAGTTCCGGGACGTCGAGGAGTACGCGCGGCGCTCGGGCGTCGCGATCTACACGATCGGCCTCGGCGTCGGCCGCACCCAGATGATCCTGCGCAACAAGCTGAACGATCTGGCCAAGGCCACCGGAGGGCGCTCGTTCTTCATCTCCAAGGCCGAGGACCTCGCGCCGGTCTACGACGACATCGAACGCGAACTGCGCTCCCAGTACCTGCTCGCCTACACCTCCGACCGTGGCGGCGAAAGCGACGAGTACCGCGAGGTCGAAGTGCGCGTGAAGGGGCGCCTCAAGGCGCGGACGATCAGCGGCTACTACCCGTGA
- a CDS encoding DUF420 domain-containing protein, which yields MHLPTLNAILNATAATLLVIGYVLIRRGNRERHKQVMLSALGCSAAFLISYLYYHYQVGSVHFEGEGTVRTVYLGILLTHTVLAAAVPPLAIITVVLGLRGRYERHRKIARVTLPIWLYVSVTGVVVYWMLYRMSW from the coding sequence ATGCACCTGCCGACTCTCAACGCCATCCTCAACGCCACCGCGGCGACGCTGCTGGTCATCGGCTACGTGCTGATCCGGCGTGGCAACCGGGAGCGGCACAAGCAGGTCATGCTGTCGGCGCTCGGGTGTTCGGCGGCGTTCCTGATCTCCTATCTCTACTACCACTACCAGGTCGGCTCGGTTCACTTCGAGGGCGAAGGGACCGTGCGGACCGTCTATCTCGGCATTCTGCTGACCCATACGGTGCTTGCGGCGGCGGTGCCGCCGCTGGCGATCATCACGGTCGTCCTGGGTCTTCGGGGCCGGTACGAACGGCACAGGAAGATCGCCCGCGTGACGCTGCCGATCTGGCTCTACGTGTCGGTGACCGGGGTCGTCGTGTACTGGATGCTGTATCGCATGTCGTGGTGA
- the xseA gene encoding exodeoxyribonuclease VII large subunit, whose translation MSRLDSELPAGTYTVSEFAWEMKGLLADAYPAVWVAGEVQRLRSAARGQLYFELIEKGRGDRIRAKIDCVLWADERAVTEVQLREAGVELAEGVVLRCSGRPEFWPGGGRLQFTVREVDPLFSLGALEKRRRETLRALEAEGLLERNKKLPLPAAPLEIGLITSEGSAAYHDFLDTLVNSGLGFRVYLVHSAVQGAAAEAEIGRAFDLLGAYARGGRRLDAIALIRGGGSRSDLATFDSRRVARAVARSPVPTICGIGHQIDVSIADVVAHTSCKTPTEAAEFLAGRVGEAAYRVEEAGRALARQATDLLRAARQRVSSVPPRLASPSRALLRNRVRDCGALRRDLGRAAGRALSDRTAECRLAASRARTAAQRLVAAARKQEEIQRYGLVRGALKPIGRAAERLEAHGRLCEQLSPERTLARGFSITRRADGGLVRRASDVAAGDELRTRLADGTVASTVGSGAAASKETA comes from the coding sequence TTGAGCCGCCTCGATTCCGAACTGCCGGCCGGCACCTACACCGTCTCCGAGTTCGCCTGGGAGATGAAAGGCCTGCTCGCCGACGCGTACCCTGCCGTATGGGTCGCGGGGGAAGTCCAGCGGCTGCGGTCGGCGGCCAGGGGCCAGCTCTACTTCGAGCTGATCGAGAAGGGCCGCGGCGACCGGATCCGGGCGAAGATCGACTGCGTGCTCTGGGCTGACGAGCGCGCCGTCACCGAGGTTCAGCTGCGCGAGGCCGGTGTCGAACTGGCCGAGGGCGTCGTGCTGCGTTGCAGCGGCCGCCCCGAGTTCTGGCCGGGCGGCGGCCGACTCCAGTTCACGGTCCGCGAGGTCGATCCACTGTTCTCGCTCGGCGCGCTCGAGAAAAGGCGCCGGGAGACGCTCCGGGCGCTGGAGGCCGAGGGCTTGCTCGAGCGCAACAAGAAGCTGCCGCTGCCGGCGGCGCCGCTCGAGATCGGGCTCATCACGTCCGAGGGGAGCGCCGCCTACCACGACTTCCTCGACACCCTGGTCAACTCCGGCCTGGGCTTTCGCGTGTACCTCGTCCACTCCGCGGTCCAGGGAGCGGCGGCCGAGGCGGAGATCGGCCGAGCCTTCGACCTGCTCGGCGCCTACGCGCGCGGCGGCCGGCGGCTCGATGCAATCGCCCTGATCCGGGGCGGCGGCTCGCGCTCCGACCTGGCCACGTTCGATAGCCGCCGGGTGGCCCGCGCGGTGGCCCGGTCGCCGGTGCCGACGATTTGCGGCATCGGCCACCAGATCGACGTATCGATCGCGGACGTCGTCGCCCACACCTCCTGCAAGACGCCGACGGAAGCGGCCGAGTTCCTGGCCGGCAGGGTCGGAGAGGCGGCGTACCGGGTGGAGGAGGCGGGCCGTGCCCTCGCGCGGCAGGCCACGGACCTCCTGCGCGCCGCTCGGCAACGCGTCTCTTCCGTCCCGCCGCGGCTGGCGTCGCCGAGCCGCGCCTTGCTCAGGAACCGCGTCCGTGACTGCGGGGCCCTCCGGCGCGACCTGGGGCGGGCGGCCGGGAGAGCGCTGTCGGACCGTACCGCCGAGTGCCGGCTGGCGGCCAGCCGGGCGCGGACTGCCGCCCAGCGGCTCGTGGCGGCCGCCAGGAAGCAGGAGGAGATTCAGCGCTACGGCCTGGTCCGCGGCGCGCTCAAGCCGATTGGCCGGGCGGCCGAGCGCTTGGAGGCGCACGGTCGGCTGTGCGAGCAACTCTCCCCGGAACGGACGCTCGCCCGCGGCTTCAGCATCACGCGCCGCGCCGACGGCGGACTCGTGCGGCGGGCGTCAGACGTGGCGGCGGGCGACGAACTTCGTACGCGGCTCGCCGACGGCACGGTGGCGAGTACCGTCGGCTCGGGCGCCGCGGCCAGCAAGGAGACGGCATGA
- the xseB gene encoding exodeoxyribonuclease VII small subunit: MSDDRTGGDVAELGFSEAMEELESVLRRIEGDEIDVDQLGRELGRAAELLEICRKKIRRAEVEVRQIVDQIEEDVADSGAATPEAPEAESLAEQPASPDDQDDIPF, from the coding sequence ATGAGCGACGACCGGACCGGCGGTGACGTGGCCGAACTGGGCTTCAGCGAAGCCATGGAAGAACTCGAGAGCGTGCTCCGGCGGATCGAGGGCGACGAGATCGATGTCGATCAACTGGGCCGGGAACTGGGCCGGGCGGCGGAGTTGCTCGAGATCTGCCGCAAGAAGATCCGCCGGGCCGAGGTCGAGGTCCGGCAGATCGTCGATCAGATCGAGGAGGACGTGGCGGACTCGGGAGCCGCGACGCCGGAGGCGCCGGAGGCCGAATCGCTCGCCGAGCAGCCCGCGTCGCCTGACGACCAGGACGACATCCCCTTCTGA